One segment of Actinomyces sp. 432 DNA contains the following:
- a CDS encoding DUF6177 family protein produces MPHGTFALPGGPRAEQPTFKMTHPMLDAQIGNRARVTRLPGPVVALTEPLADLLHRTAGSSQRTILVVPENSTVTPAFDRLTDATGTIVLVQEGPTYRELRSGRLIPQLGQTLEVLEQQQLTVSPRHMVQRDVRPILTVSISAYHPTRRSTRLGGVVELVTEQLLPDAELSWGGYEPAGAFWDRDALTGFCRAHMPTVHLVLAGHGYNGTLTGTLTASRTNNGLEEYVELNLAGATPPTAFRDRAMALFRAVAEQAKPQFALAMRTYARADTSLPVTVRRPPTPLAVLIGAPGMRQLGVDAARVAAAHGGQTAGYGRRRGLLVPLESNFDADWGPLLNLVHTLDGDAGNVRRALGVEGSTPNNHGPAAQQT; encoded by the coding sequence ATGCCTCATGGAACATTCGCCCTGCCCGGCGGGCCCCGGGCCGAGCAGCCCACCTTCAAGATGACGCACCCTATGCTCGACGCCCAGATCGGCAACCGCGCCAGGGTAACCAGGCTCCCCGGCCCCGTCGTCGCCCTGACCGAGCCGCTGGCGGACCTGCTGCACCGCACCGCCGGAAGCTCCCAACGGACCATCCTGGTAGTCCCCGAGAACAGCACCGTCACTCCCGCCTTCGACCGCCTCACCGACGCAACCGGCACCATCGTGCTCGTCCAGGAGGGCCCCACCTACCGTGAGCTGCGCTCCGGCCGCCTGATCCCGCAGCTCGGGCAGACCCTCGAGGTCCTGGAGCAGCAGCAGCTGACGGTATCCCCGCGGCACATGGTGCAGCGAGACGTCCGCCCCATCCTCACCGTGTCAATCTCCGCCTATCACCCCACCCGTCGCAGCACCCGGCTAGGCGGCGTCGTGGAACTGGTCACCGAGCAGCTGCTACCCGACGCCGAGCTTTCCTGGGGCGGCTACGAGCCTGCCGGCGCATTCTGGGACCGCGACGCGCTAACAGGCTTCTGCCGCGCGCACATGCCCACCGTCCACCTGGTGCTGGCCGGCCACGGCTACAACGGCACCCTTACTGGCACCCTCACCGCCTCCCGCACCAACAACGGCCTGGAGGAGTACGTGGAGCTGAACCTTGCCGGGGCCACACCACCCACCGCATTCCGCGACCGGGCCATGGCACTGTTCCGGGCAGTGGCCGAGCAGGCTAAGCCGCAGTTCGCGCTCGCCATGCGCACCTACGCCCGCGCCGATACCTCCCTGCCAGTGACCGTGAGGCGCCCGCCCACGCCCCTAGCCGTGCTCATCGGCGCCCCGGGTATGCGACAGCTCGGCGTCGACGCCGCGCGAGTGGCCGCCGCCCACGGCGGCCAGACCGCCGGCTACGGCCGCCGCCGCGGCCTGCTGGTGCCCCTTGAATCCAACTTCGACGCCGACTGGGGCCCGCTGCTGAACCTGGTGCACACCCTGGACGGCGACGCCGGGAACGTCAGGCGCGCCCTCGGGGTGGAGGGCAGCACGCCCAACAACCATGGCCCCGCCGCGCAGCAGACCTGA
- a CDS encoding pore-forming ESAT-6 family protein, whose amino-acid sequence MANQIDKRSYDVGASQEVQANFERVASRLESLINQRDSDVKTAMAQYQADGVSDEYQAKELRWKNAAGEVRGIIATLRQSMQTTDEGAQSTLQRARQAVDEIG is encoded by the coding sequence ATGGCCAACCAGATTGACAAGCGCTCCTACGACGTCGGCGCCTCACAGGAGGTGCAGGCGAACTTTGAGCGGGTCGCCTCGCGGCTCGAGAGCCTGATCAACCAGCGTGACAGCGACGTCAAGACCGCCATGGCCCAGTACCAGGCCGATGGCGTCTCGGATGAGTACCAGGCCAAGGAGCTGCGCTGGAAGAATGCAGCGGGCGAGGTGCGGGGGATCATTGCCACGCTGCGGCAGTCGATGCAGACCACGGATGAGGGCGCTCAGTCCACGCTGCAGCGCGCCCGCCAGGCCGTGGATGAGATCGGCTGA
- a CDS encoding DUF6507 family protein translates to MSAWDIDPDGVAQVLSDEQALVDSTPGQEGDFTTSLNGVSDELGNVVTPCAEASGMGTDSNGEELMQSALVAKAVIDWIDTHKPDFESVTTTISNVLNNAVKAVNAYQQHDEASALEFQRQAH, encoded by the coding sequence GTGTCGGCCTGGGACATCGATCCTGACGGCGTGGCGCAGGTGCTGTCTGATGAGCAGGCGCTGGTGGACTCCACCCCGGGTCAGGAGGGCGATTTCACCACCTCCCTGAACGGCGTCAGCGATGAGTTGGGAAACGTGGTCACGCCGTGCGCCGAGGCCAGCGGCATGGGTACGGACTCCAATGGGGAGGAACTCATGCAGTCAGCGCTCGTGGCTAAAGCGGTCATCGATTGGATCGATACGCACAAGCCGGACTTCGAGTCCGTCACCACGACGATCAGTAACGTGTTGAACAACGCCGTTAAGGCGGTCAACGCCTACCAGCAGCACGATGAGGCGTCCGCGCTGGAGTTCCAGCGCCAGGCCCATTGA
- a CDS encoding DNA/RNA non-specific endonuclease: MATPFDETKIPAVDFDVDSLSTAATNLKTKAGDLRTSGSDIKTKWAGIQNVYKAPEQETLYAAMDPVATDTDTLASALESMAGYLSTFAESMSGIKSRAQTLKAAAAAFKAKIKDNPEWDHDQDLVDENNGLVITANGIQVDMWDAERTCANNIRALDGLEGYHANPTGDDDELGYGYSEIPDDAEGQAWGSPVDRQDACPKKAAVSTKRFLWDGLVCEGLGGMVNGVLNLGGAEFEGSDGFTHDGERFAATWRGMSMLLGFTWNEDGSYAGWHPSPTATGAWKETAKGFVCWDVWEDDPARAAGGLVFNVLSLALPGAGIATKVTSGASKTGRAARWAAVVGKVLNYLDPLGIVVDITLGKGFKVVLGKVDLDFTDLDLPGRRGRADGATDASVDVDARTDLPDTGVDVDGGVRSSRTHGDGSNQTPDLDGIDLGRSDVDAPGTRRTPDMDAAPDAPDAPHARGGDGGDVPEGGRRPDADATPDGGRGPDGDVNPDGRTPDADAPDGVRRTHDGDAASDGGRTPDGDGAASDGERSPEVKDSPDTEQRTPDYDPDKDAFNREHRPSTEQTVKVDADSPLVPKPTKPFAKGVDLEPNTCYEVEGRGKYYTNDAGEIVHVEADSAVQRQTWMGRTSTTMNPDLKDPLPNATYTVDGKFHYTTDDWGRTVRLQVDRLDVVDADATYESRAVQRRIGHYGDGLGGGFQGGHLGGKRFGAPPEDINVVPMKESVNGNHPGSFYELEQRIADNPGNYRNIDIRIEYDGPPANADSVTRLGDVNPVDRVPTKFAVEWLDGNGMLQSKEFGNANS; the protein is encoded by the coding sequence ATGGCTACCCCCTTTGATGAGACGAAGATCCCCGCTGTGGACTTCGACGTCGACTCGCTGAGCACTGCGGCGACGAACCTGAAGACGAAGGCAGGTGACCTGCGTACCTCCGGCTCGGACATCAAGACCAAGTGGGCGGGCATCCAGAACGTGTACAAGGCACCCGAGCAGGAGACCTTGTATGCCGCCATGGATCCGGTGGCGACGGACACCGACACGCTGGCCTCCGCCCTGGAGAGCATGGCCGGATATCTGTCCACCTTTGCGGAGTCGATGTCCGGCATCAAGTCGCGGGCACAGACCTTGAAAGCGGCTGCGGCCGCCTTCAAGGCGAAGATCAAGGACAACCCGGAGTGGGACCATGATCAGGACCTGGTAGATGAGAACAACGGCCTGGTCATCACTGCCAACGGCATCCAGGTGGACATGTGGGATGCTGAACGGACCTGCGCCAACAACATCCGCGCCCTGGACGGCCTGGAGGGCTATCACGCCAACCCCACGGGTGACGACGACGAGCTCGGCTACGGCTACTCGGAGATCCCCGATGACGCCGAGGGCCAGGCTTGGGGCAGCCCGGTGGACCGGCAGGACGCCTGCCCGAAGAAGGCTGCGGTGTCCACCAAGCGTTTCCTGTGGGACGGGCTTGTGTGTGAGGGCCTGGGCGGCATGGTCAACGGCGTGCTGAATCTGGGCGGGGCTGAGTTCGAGGGCAGTGACGGCTTCACCCACGACGGCGAGCGTTTTGCCGCCACATGGCGGGGCATGAGCATGCTGCTCGGCTTCACCTGGAATGAGGACGGCAGTTATGCGGGCTGGCATCCCTCGCCTACGGCAACGGGCGCTTGGAAGGAGACTGCAAAAGGCTTCGTCTGCTGGGACGTGTGGGAGGATGACCCGGCCCGCGCAGCGGGCGGATTAGTGTTCAATGTCCTCTCCCTCGCACTTCCAGGTGCAGGCATCGCCACCAAGGTCACCTCCGGCGCCTCGAAGACAGGTAGGGCCGCGCGCTGGGCTGCTGTGGTGGGCAAGGTGCTGAACTACCTGGACCCGCTTGGCATAGTGGTGGACATTACGTTGGGCAAGGGCTTCAAGGTTGTTCTGGGCAAAGTTGATCTGGACTTTACTGATCTTGACCTGCCTGGCCGCAGGGGTAGGGCGGACGGCGCCACCGACGCCAGTGTCGACGTCGACGCTCGCACCGATCTGCCTGACACGGGTGTAGATGTTGACGGTGGAGTGCGGAGCTCACGTACCCACGGTGATGGGAGTAATCAGACTCCGGATCTGGACGGGATTGATCTGGGCCGCAGCGACGTGGATGCGCCCGGCACGCGGCGTACCCCGGACATGGACGCCGCTCCTGATGCGCCCGATGCTCCGCATGCACGCGGTGGTGATGGGGGCGACGTGCCGGAGGGCGGCCGTAGGCCGGATGCCGATGCGACGCCCGACGGTGGCAGGGGTCCTGATGGGGATGTGAATCCGGACGGGCGCACCCCCGATGCGGATGCGCCTGATGGGGTGCGTCGGACGCATGACGGTGATGCGGCTTCTGATGGCGGCCGCACGCCGGACGGGGATGGGGCCGCGTCGGATGGGGAGCGCTCGCCGGAGGTCAAGGACTCGCCCGACACCGAGCAGCGCACGCCGGACTATGACCCGGATAAGGATGCGTTCAACCGGGAGCATCGTCCCAGCACGGAGCAGACGGTAAAGGTTGATGCCGACAGTCCGCTGGTGCCTAAGCCGACTAAGCCCTTTGCCAAGGGTGTGGACTTGGAGCCGAACACCTGCTACGAGGTAGAGGGACGCGGAAAGTACTACACCAACGACGCCGGTGAGATTGTGCATGTGGAGGCGGACTCGGCGGTGCAGCGGCAGACGTGGATGGGTCGGACGTCCACGACGATGAATCCGGATTTGAAGGATCCGTTGCCGAATGCGACGTATACGGTGGATGGGAAGTTCCACTATACGACTGATGATTGGGGTCGTACGGTGCGTCTTCAGGTGGATCGTCTGGATGTGGTTGATGCTGATGCGACGTATGAGTCGAGGGCGGTGCAGCGGCGGATAGGCCATTATGGTGATGGTCTGGGTGGTGGCTTCCAGGGTGGTCACCTTGGTGGTAAGCGGTTCGGTGCGCCGCCGGAGGACATTAACGTGGTGCCGATGAAAGAGTCGGTGAACGGTAATCATCCGGGTAGCTTCTATGAGTTGGAGCAGAGGATCGCTGACAACCCGGGCAACTACCGGAACATCGACATCCGTATCGAGTACGACGGACCGCCCGCAAACGCCGACTCAGTGACCAGGCTGGGGGACGTGAACCCGGTAGACAGAGTACCGACGAAGTTTGCGGTTGAGTGGCTCGATGGGAATGGGATGTTGCAGTCAAAGGAGTTCGGAAACGCTAATTCGTAG
- the eccCa gene encoding type VII secretion protein EccCa, with product MIRTVHRPGRLHRPLELPEPMVLPAPPQLSDTGAGQGFPFQMMLPLAGAGSSMLMMTLLRSNLIFAILGSVVMLVTMIGMLAATLSRRNGQARQRREHRERYLDSLADAAGVLEAAAGQLRKHAYQAHPAPQALASWAISPDRRWERRRTDSDFLRLRLGTADLPHPLAAMPRSDAVAQADPLLVREAQTLVDSYAVQYAMPATVDLDAAGEVSLIGPREVTRALARTLLVQAAVHHAPEDLHIALAYDKSVARVWEGVARLPHLRIHGAFDGPVAMRRVGADQQDLERVLRPEIAAAAKAAAQVARIGTGGAQRRRTRLLAVVDAEGPAQSLAIPDASLRAQDVGATVLHLVTDRLDEPSDPSLRLTVREDGTVLVEDLRPVTDASGRIDNDAAPIPPTVVTPDELGPAAAEGVCRALAPLSLGAAAEREVEDTSATSLADLLGVDDPRRIDVPAAWRPRSARDFLRVPLGTDDNHELVLLDLKESAQLGVGPHGLCVGATGSGKSELLRTLVTALAVGHGPEDLSMILVDYKGGAAFAPFASLPHVVGLMDNLADDAGLIERARASIAGEVVRRQKQLRDAGSSPDIAHYRRLREEHPEMAPMPHLFVIIDEFGELLTANPDFVDLLLTIGRIGRSIGVHLLLSSQRIEGGKLRGLDTYLSYRICLRTFTEGESSTVIGVPDAFHLPASPGYGYLKVDTSVFTRFRAGYVSGPVEEVEAEPAPADREEQVPLLLPVYNGLEAEEPTAAQAVVPEGHTTRQTVVDAVVAQLSRTAEPMAPVWLQPLPARLPLTSVLGGPLRRDAVGLRAPAPLGPGPRVPVGLVDDPARQRQQPWLADLTVGGGHVAVVGAPQSGRTTFLWTLATAAALTHAPDRLAFYGVDATGGGLSRLAALPNVGGVATRGDRERMRRVLEEVVAMLDQRERVLAARHIDSLEVLRARHAAGELPELASADVVLLVDGLGLLRSDFPELEDPLDEVLRRGGGLGVHAVMTLSRGNDLRMSQQSLVGTRLELRLNDPADSLVARKLSATLRADTPGRVLRTDRLFAQVALPVVEDADLSDGVGAALQALAEQIGDAWSGPLPAPVRMLPESIDPADLPDGEQEPELLPLGLFQDTMTPINLDLGGRDPHLLVLGDPGCGKSTVLRGVIESLVERHTPDELVVGVYDVRRTTAGACPEAFLGGHATSTALAGGLSASIAQELQRRSDALAAGEAVEGPRIVLVVDDYDILSSGGNGPLGPVIPFLSSARDLRLNVVLARPVAGASRALYDQLLQALRDTGATGLIMDGDRGEGALIGGVRAEHLRPGRGWWVRRGRKPRLVQVGDFTPTGE from the coding sequence ATGATCCGCACCGTCCACCGCCCCGGGCGCCTGCACCGCCCGCTGGAGCTGCCCGAGCCGATGGTGCTGCCCGCGCCCCCGCAGCTGTCCGATACCGGCGCGGGTCAGGGGTTCCCGTTCCAGATGATGCTGCCCCTGGCCGGGGCCGGCTCATCCATGCTGATGATGACGCTGCTGCGGTCCAACCTGATCTTCGCGATCCTCGGCTCGGTGGTGATGCTCGTGACCATGATCGGCATGCTGGCTGCCACCTTGTCCCGCCGTAACGGGCAGGCCCGCCAACGCCGTGAGCACCGCGAGCGCTACCTCGACTCGCTCGCGGACGCCGCGGGCGTCCTGGAGGCCGCCGCCGGTCAGCTGCGCAAGCACGCCTACCAGGCCCACCCCGCCCCGCAGGCGCTGGCCTCCTGGGCGATCTCCCCCGACCGGCGCTGGGAGCGACGTCGCACCGATAGTGACTTCCTGCGGCTGCGGCTGGGTACCGCCGACCTGCCTCATCCGCTCGCAGCCATGCCCCGCTCTGACGCCGTGGCCCAGGCTGATCCCCTGCTGGTGCGGGAGGCGCAGACCTTGGTGGACAGCTACGCGGTGCAGTACGCGATGCCCGCCACCGTTGATCTTGACGCGGCCGGCGAGGTGTCACTGATCGGTCCCCGGGAGGTCACCCGCGCCCTGGCCCGCACCCTGCTGGTGCAGGCGGCGGTGCATCACGCCCCGGAGGACCTGCACATCGCGCTCGCCTATGACAAGTCCGTGGCGCGGGTGTGGGAGGGCGTGGCCCGGCTCCCCCACCTGCGCATTCATGGTGCCTTCGACGGTCCGGTGGCGATGCGTCGAGTGGGGGCGGACCAGCAGGACCTGGAGCGGGTGCTGCGGCCCGAGATCGCCGCCGCCGCGAAGGCCGCTGCGCAGGTGGCGCGAATCGGGACGGGCGGCGCGCAGCGGCGTCGGACCCGGCTGCTCGCCGTCGTCGACGCCGAGGGGCCGGCCCAGTCCCTGGCGATCCCCGACGCCTCCCTGCGGGCGCAGGACGTGGGGGCGACCGTCCTTCACCTGGTCACCGACCGTCTGGATGAGCCCTCCGACCCGTCGCTGCGGCTGACGGTGCGTGAGGACGGCACGGTGCTGGTGGAGGACCTGCGGCCGGTCACTGACGCCTCAGGCAGGATCGATAATGACGCCGCCCCGATCCCGCCCACCGTGGTGACCCCCGACGAGTTGGGCCCGGCGGCCGCTGAGGGCGTGTGCCGGGCGCTGGCGCCGCTGTCGCTGGGGGCGGCCGCCGAGCGGGAAGTGGAAGACACCTCCGCCACCTCGCTGGCTGACCTGCTGGGAGTGGACGATCCCAGGCGCATTGATGTGCCCGCGGCCTGGCGGCCCCGCTCGGCCCGTGACTTCCTGCGGGTGCCGCTGGGAACCGATGACAACCATGAACTGGTGCTGCTGGACCTGAAGGAGTCGGCCCAGCTGGGGGTCGGGCCGCACGGGCTGTGCGTGGGCGCGACCGGTTCTGGCAAGTCCGAGCTGCTGCGCACCCTGGTGACTGCGCTCGCCGTCGGCCACGGCCCGGAGGACCTGTCGATGATCTTGGTTGACTACAAGGGTGGCGCCGCCTTCGCGCCCTTCGCCTCCCTGCCGCACGTGGTGGGGCTGATGGATAACCTGGCCGACGACGCCGGGCTCATCGAGCGGGCGCGCGCCTCGATCGCCGGTGAGGTGGTGCGTCGGCAGAAGCAGCTGCGGGATGCTGGCTCCTCCCCCGATATCGCCCACTATCGGCGGCTGCGCGAGGAGCATCCGGAGATGGCGCCCATGCCGCACCTGTTCGTCATCATCGACGAGTTCGGGGAGCTGCTGACGGCGAATCCTGACTTCGTGGACCTGCTGCTGACGATTGGGCGCATCGGCCGGTCCATAGGCGTGCATCTGCTGCTGTCAAGCCAGCGTATTGAGGGCGGCAAGCTGCGGGGTCTGGACACCTACCTGTCCTACCGGATCTGCCTACGTACCTTCACCGAGGGGGAGTCCTCCACGGTGATTGGGGTGCCGGATGCATTCCACCTGCCCGCCTCCCCCGGGTACGGGTACTTGAAGGTGGACACTAGCGTGTTCACGCGCTTCCGGGCCGGCTACGTCTCCGGCCCGGTGGAGGAGGTGGAGGCCGAGCCCGCCCCTGCCGACCGTGAGGAGCAGGTGCCGCTGCTGCTGCCGGTGTACAACGGCCTGGAGGCCGAGGAGCCGACGGCGGCGCAGGCCGTCGTCCCGGAGGGGCACACCACACGGCAGACGGTGGTGGATGCCGTGGTGGCTCAGCTGAGCCGGACCGCTGAGCCCATGGCGCCGGTATGGCTGCAGCCGCTGCCTGCCCGTCTGCCGCTGACGAGCGTGCTTGGCGGACCTTTGCGGCGCGACGCCGTCGGGTTGCGGGCGCCCGCCCCTCTAGGTCCCGGACCCAGGGTGCCGGTGGGGCTGGTGGATGATCCCGCCCGCCAGCGCCAGCAGCCGTGGCTGGCGGACCTGACTGTGGGCGGCGGGCACGTGGCCGTGGTTGGGGCGCCGCAGAGCGGCCGCACCACGTTCCTGTGGACGCTCGCCACGGCGGCAGCACTGACCCATGCCCCGGATCGGCTCGCCTTCTACGGGGTGGATGCCACCGGAGGCGGGTTGTCGCGGCTGGCGGCGCTGCCGAATGTGGGCGGGGTGGCCACGCGCGGGGACCGGGAGCGCATGCGCCGCGTACTGGAGGAGGTGGTGGCGATGCTGGACCAGCGCGAGCGGGTTCTGGCCGCCCGTCACATCGACTCCCTGGAGGTGCTGCGCGCCCGGCACGCCGCGGGCGAGTTGCCCGAGCTGGCCAGCGCGGACGTGGTGCTGCTGGTGGACGGTCTGGGGCTGCTGCGCTCGGACTTCCCGGAGCTGGAGGACCCGCTGGATGAGGTGCTGCGGCGTGGCGGTGGTTTGGGGGTGCATGCGGTGATGACGCTGTCGCGCGGGAACGACCTGCGCATGTCGCAGCAGTCGCTGGTGGGCACCCGCCTGGAGCTGCGGCTGAACGATCCGGCGGATTCGCTGGTGGCGCGCAAGCTCTCGGCCACACTGCGGGCGGATACGCCGGGCCGGGTGCTGCGCACGGACAGGCTGTTCGCCCAGGTGGCGCTGCCGGTGGTCGAGGATGCCGACCTGTCGGACGGCGTCGGTGCGGCCCTGCAGGCGCTGGCGGAGCAGATCGGCGATGCGTGGTCGGGGCCGCTGCCGGCACCCGTGCGCATGCTGCCGGAGAGTATTGACCCGGCGGACTTGCCCGACGGTGAGCAGGAACCGGAGCTACTGCCGCTGGGACTGTTCCAGGACACGATGACGCCGATCAATTTGGACCTTGGAGGGCGTGACCCGCATCTACTGGTGTTGGGCGATCCGGGCTGCGGCAAGAGCACTGTGTTGCGCGGCGTGATCGAGTCGCTGGTGGAGCGGCACACGCCCGATGAGCTGGTGGTGGGCGTCTATGACGTGCGGCGGACGACGGCCGGGGCCTGCCCGGAGGCGTTCCTGGGTGGGCACGCGACGTCGACGGCGCTGGCCGGCGGGCTGTCGGCGTCGATCGCGCAGGAGCTGCAGCGCCGCTCCGATGCCCTGGCGGCGGGTGAGGCGGTGGAAGGGCCGCGGATCGTGCTGGTGGTGGACGACTATGACATCCTGTCCTCAGGCGGCAACGGGCCACTGGGGCCGGTCATCCCGTTCTTGTCCTCGGCGCGGGATCTGCGCCTGAATGTGGTGCTGGCCCGGCCGGTGGCCGGTGCCTCGCGGGCCTTGTACGACCAGCTGCTGCAGGCGCTGCGGGACACCGGGGCGACCGGCCTGATCATGGACGGTGACCGCGGCGAGGGCGCGCTTATCGGCGGTGTGCGGGCGGAGCATCTGCGGCCCGGGCGCGGCTGGTGGGTGCGTCGGGGACGCAAGCCGCGCCTGGTTCAGGTCGGCGACTTCACGCCGACCGGCGAGTGA
- a CDS encoding EsaB/YukD family protein, which translates to MIPYTRITLVADRSRAELVVPSTEPVGTQMPTLLSLLGDQSSHSGTPLALRLVRADGRLVDPELDLAAQEVLDGEVLRVVADDEIPPPARVSDLSEAMADLTEAHPGRWRRTDRPLGVGILIGVLTALATWPELQALTPTAHTWVALVSLLLLSAVVVLRRGGTGPSGADVLGACLLLGLLAAQSLTLARIGTESGVLAALALVLLVTAALGLALDRPGWIAGAAIGLGAEGVWMLVAALSPTTKLAHGVLAVLALVLAGCLPWVALLVSGAARLDDTALTGVLPPRDRARRSLSAAHDSLLVSCLVAAAALAWATASLARQEDPWAHWLAVAVVVAAALRSRAFPLRAEVIALWLACLPAPLILASPLPWPQRGALLAVVVLVLAAAALYQSADQTRVRLRRLGDMLEAAATIATVPLLCGLDGLFTHLLGLFS; encoded by the coding sequence ATGATCCCCTACACCCGCATTACCCTTGTGGCAGACCGGTCGCGGGCCGAGCTGGTTGTGCCCTCCACCGAGCCGGTCGGCACTCAGATGCCGACGCTGCTGTCCCTCCTGGGCGACCAGTCCAGCCACTCCGGCACCCCGCTGGCGCTGCGCCTTGTGCGCGCCGACGGCCGCCTGGTGGACCCCGAGCTGGACCTGGCCGCCCAGGAAGTGCTCGACGGCGAGGTCTTGCGCGTTGTGGCCGACGACGAGATTCCGCCACCCGCGCGCGTGTCCGACCTGAGCGAGGCCATGGCAGATCTCACCGAGGCGCATCCCGGTAGGTGGCGGCGCACGGACCGTCCGCTCGGGGTCGGCATCCTCATCGGCGTTCTAACCGCGCTCGCCACCTGGCCCGAGCTCCAAGCACTCACGCCGACGGCGCACACCTGGGTGGCGCTTGTGAGCCTGCTTTTGCTCTCCGCCGTAGTCGTGCTCCGGCGTGGCGGTACCGGCCCGTCGGGCGCCGACGTCCTGGGCGCCTGCCTGCTGCTGGGGCTGCTGGCGGCGCAGAGCCTCACCCTGGCGAGGATCGGAACCGAATCCGGGGTGCTCGCAGCCCTGGCCCTGGTCCTGTTGGTGACGGCCGCCCTGGGACTGGCGCTCGACCGCCCCGGTTGGATCGCGGGAGCCGCCATCGGGCTCGGCGCCGAGGGCGTCTGGATGCTTGTGGCCGCCCTGAGCCCCACCACGAAGCTGGCCCACGGCGTCCTGGCGGTGCTCGCGCTGGTACTGGCAGGCTGCCTGCCGTGGGTCGCGCTGCTGGTCTCCGGTGCGGCCCGGCTGGATGACACGGCCTTGACCGGGGTGCTGCCACCACGCGATCGTGCCCGGCGCAGCCTGTCCGCCGCCCACGACTCGCTGCTGGTCTCCTGCCTGGTGGCAGCAGCCGCGCTGGCATGGGCGACGGCGAGCCTGGCGCGGCAGGAGGATCCGTGGGCTCACTGGCTGGCCGTGGCCGTGGTGGTTGCCGCAGCTCTGCGCTCACGCGCCTTCCCGCTGCGGGCAGAGGTCATTGCGCTGTGGCTGGCCTGCCTGCCGGCGCCGCTGATACTGGCCTCCCCGCTGCCGTGGCCGCAGCGTGGCGCGCTGCTGGCCGTCGTCGTCCTGGTGCTGGCGGCAGCCGCCCTCTACCAGAGCGCCGATCAGACCCGCGTGCGCCTGCGCCGCCTGGGTGACATGCTGGAGGCGGCGGCCACCATCGCCACGGTGCCGCTGCTTTGCGGCCTCGACGGGCTCTTCACCCACCTCCTGGGGCTGTTCTCATGA
- a CDS encoding PTS transporter subunit IIC, giving the protein MSASSKPIPASKSAATSNNTATGKAATAPYSAAAAEGHGPLDWLRAFGNRFFIEGLTGMAHGLFATLIIGTILTQIGAFIPGTVGGLIVLMGRVASSITGAGIGLGTARRLGADAFVTISAAAVGQVGAQASGLLSGSAILTDDVSTALLLRGPGEPLGAFVAACVAIEVGRLVSGRTPVDILVTPLTTVVVGGGVGLLVGPPISSAMTALGQLVNWGTERQPLLMGVIVAVIMGMVLTLPISSAALGVILGLSGIAAGAATIGCTTQMVGFAVASFRENRWSGLLAQGLGTSMLQMPNILRRPLIWVPPTLASALLGPVATALLHLESNAVGSGMGSAGLVGQIMTWQTMSSAMPTGQLLATIVLFQFVAPAVLTLAISEFMRARGWIRPGDMALAAA; this is encoded by the coding sequence ATGTCCGCATCCTCCAAGCCCATCCCCGCCAGCAAGTCCGCCGCCACCAGCAACAACACCGCCACGGGCAAGGCCGCCACGGCCCCCTACTCAGCTGCCGCCGCCGAGGGGCACGGCCCGCTGGACTGGCTGCGCGCCTTCGGCAACCGCTTCTTCATCGAGGGCCTGACCGGCATGGCGCACGGCCTGTTCGCCACCCTGATCATCGGCACGATCCTCACCCAGATCGGAGCCTTCATCCCCGGGACGGTCGGCGGCCTCATCGTGCTGATGGGGCGAGTGGCCTCCTCAATCACCGGCGCCGGCATCGGCCTGGGCACGGCCCGCCGCCTGGGGGCCGACGCCTTCGTCACCATCTCCGCGGCCGCCGTCGGGCAGGTCGGCGCCCAGGCGTCCGGCCTGCTGTCCGGCAGCGCCATCCTGACCGACGACGTCAGCACCGCCCTGCTGCTGCGCGGCCCGGGTGAGCCACTGGGCGCCTTCGTGGCGGCGTGCGTGGCCATCGAGGTCGGCCGCCTGGTCTCCGGCAGGACGCCGGTGGACATCCTGGTGACGCCGTTGACCACCGTCGTCGTGGGCGGCGGCGTCGGGCTGCTGGTAGGCCCGCCCATCTCCTCCGCCATGACGGCGCTGGGGCAGCTGGTCAACTGGGGCACCGAGCGGCAGCCGCTGCTGATGGGCGTGATCGTCGCCGTCATCATGGGGATGGTGCTGACCCTGCCGATCTCCTCGGCGGCCCTCGGCGTGATCCTGGGACTGTCCGGCATCGCCGCCGGGGCAGCGACGATCGGCTGCACCACCCAGATGGTGGGCTTCGCCGTCGCCTCTTTCCGGGAGAACCGCTGGTCCGGGCTGCTGGCGCAGGGCCTGGGCACCTCCATGCTGCAGATGCCGAACATCCTGCGCCGACCACTTATCTGGGTGCCGCCCACGCTGGCGTCGGCGCTGCTCGGGCCGGTGGCGACCGCCTTGTTGCACCTGGAGTCCAACGCCGTCGGCTCGGGGATGGGCTCGGCCGGGCTGGTCGGTCAGATCATGACCTGGCAGACCATGAGCAGCGCCATGCCCACAGGACAGCTGCTGGCCACGATCGTGCTGTTCCAGTTCGTGGCCCCGGCGGTGCTCACCCTGGCCATCAGCGAGTTCATGCGCGCCCGCGGCTGGATCCGCCCCGGCGATATGGCGCTGGCCGCAGCCTGA